DNA from Tachypleus tridentatus isolate NWPU-2018 chromosome 8, ASM421037v1, whole genome shotgun sequence:
ACTTCAACAACATGTCTAAAAGTTACCCATTAAGAACCTCAACTcagttgttttaattgttttccaTACTTGGCGATGTTGTCCAACATTCTGATGTATACTTGAGAGCTGGTGTAATGCATGAATGCAAAActcttaactttgtaataataaaagttttactatttGTCACCCATTTCCGACCTGATTTAGTTTAATTTACAGACCTACCATATCCGTAAACGTGAATCATACCCTTACTGTTAATTACCATGCACCCTGTTTTCCTGCAGTTATTACTTAAACTCTTCTTCTCGCTGTCACTAACAGCTATTTAAACTGTCATCAACTTAATGAAAGTTGTTTAAATTCTGTCCGCCAGGGATCCGTACTGGTAAATCCTCAATTTCTATCAGGATTTTTTCTCTGTACAAGTTAAACAGGTCACGTTAAAAGACGCATCCTTGCCTCATGTAATTTGGATGAAACGactaaaagtgttttattttttgtttgtttatgtttctttatgaatttcgcgcaaagctacacgagggctatctgcgctagccgtccctaatttagcagtgtaagactagagggaaggcagctagttatcaccacccaacgccaactcttgggctacccttttaccaacgaatagtgggattgaccgtcactgtataacgcccccacggctaaaaggacgagcatgttcggtgtgatgggggttcgagcacgcgaccctcggattgcgagtcaagtgccttaaccacctagctaggaaataaaaatgataacttaCTAGCGAGAAACATATAAAAGTCTCAGTCAAAAGTCATGTGATTATACTCAAATACCTAGCAAGCACAAAGAAGTAGTTCTTTCTCTAATTTACATGAATAGGTCATAGtagttttacatttacaaaactgtCAAACCTAACGcatatatgatatatacatttgcTATATAGAACTAattctttttgtaatttatataaatatgttatagtaGTTACAtagtaaaagtgtttgtttgttcttgaatttggcacaaagctactcgagggctatctgtgctagccgtccctgatttagcagtgtaagactagagggaaggcagctagtcatcaccacccaacgctaactcttgggctacttttaccaacgaatagtggaattgaccgtcacattataacgccccaccgctgaaagggcgagcatgtgttttgtgcgacgggatgggaacccgcaaccctcagattacaagtcgcacgccttaacacgcttgaccatgctgggccagggTAAAAGTGTATCTTTTTTTTGCAAATAATGTTTGGCAATTATCTTATTATTTGATGGTCTAAATATTTGACAAAATAGATTTCAACTTTGAGAGAAGACTAGTTCTGCGCATGTTCATGAAgctttgcatatttttttttaaatattattattattctcattttattttagttgatCTAATTTGCATGTAGTTCACTAAGCTTTAATCACTGAACTACTTTTGCTGAGATACgtagaaaatttaattaattggTAAGCATCTTTCCCCTCCCCTACACAGCGACATGTGCTGCTAGAGACTGTATTTTGATGCctctggtgggcagagtacaaacaGCCCTTTGTgaagatttgtgcttaataacaaacgaaATTTTCTTGTTTGAATCACACTCATTTTGGAACTATGAATCAACagctagataaaaaaaacaaacaaacatttatttatcataagTCATGCTAAAGCACTTGCAGTAGAGATAACTCAATCTGTCTCACCTTTCCGTACAACTGGTTTCCACGGCTGAGAACAAGGAAGACAATTAACCATACAACGGCTAGATTAAACGCTATTTCAAATCTTATATATCCCATCTGGTTGTTGTTGGCGTTTCTGTATAGTACGTTGCCACTATGAGAAGGAAGGACAAGACTTTAAAAGCGAAACTTATGCATCAAGTTGAAACTTGTTATCAACAGACAAATTCAATGTGTAAAGGTTTCTTTAagtgtttaaaatgaaattggATGCAAAGTGTTTCTAGCCACATttatatagagaaatatatacattttaggtATATTACAAAGTAGAGACGATTTTCGTGACTCAGAAATGTGGAATAGCGGTGTTAAAAATGCATCCGAATTATGGAaatgaaggaaaataaaaactgtctGCTAAAGTGTCATTATTTGTGTAgtaaaaaagtaaacaacaacatacatatattggtataatataaaacactttgtGATATTACCATCAGAGATTTTAAGTCAAAACTTAAGCCATTCTGTGGCTCTGCACTGAGAATACACTATctaattaaatgtatttgtttatgaCGTTGCATGTTATTGGTGTGTATGCTAAAATTGTAACAGTTCTTCATAAAGAAATGGACTTACTGAAAATAAGATGAAACTGACCATCCAACGAAATCCAGTGATGATTGGTTTTGGCTTTCAACACAATCTGTAATCAGACAGAAAGGCAAGATATgactttcattttcattttaagtcCGGCGACTACAACGTGATGGATGTCcgttgttttgtaaaaaaaaaaaaaaaattcttaacagCCTCGGCACCTGATAGTTTtaaggcaggattagagtaatgTAATCAACGTGACcgttattttctctttttattagaTCTGTTTTTGTGCGCCAAGCTTATGGTTATCGTATAGCCGCTTTTATTACTCAATCGAatttctaccagcctaccctcaattAGAAATTGTTTTAGGTAGCATTAAAGTAAAttatctatgagaccttgggcgtggttaaatacatcaatcaaaagggtttgacctcctgacaCCAAAACTTTAATTACATCTCAAACTTGTCAATGAGCTAaaggtttgtacttgaaaaacaaacaattcatagcCATTCTATGATACGCTATGTTGCAGCTAAAAATGTGTTTGTCAAACTTAAATATTATGAGCTAAAGCTCATACTAACATCAACAATTCCTTGTGAAATGTCTGTTTCACtgatttgttttttcagtttttcgtTTTTAAATTGTGTGTGCGGTGAACCGAAACGTTAACTATCCACATTCCACTGCTGCACAAACATGAGCTACAGTTTGCGGACATGAGTGACAACCGATTAGTTAAGTTCctcaagagttagtggtaggtACAgttaactagctgcattccctgtactctctcagttcaaaattaggaacgactatgtgcagatagtccttttatagctttgtatgaaaattctaaaaagaaacaaagaaatttaacGAATATTACGTGTTTTCTACCATATATGTTTTACTTCATATATTTATTCTAGTTATCCACTTAACTTTAACTACGTAATAGTGTGTACCAAGCGTGTTAGCTGCAAGCTTTCTTAAAGATCCATCactgaaaacacacacatatagagATAATATCTACTATATTTGTTATCAGACGTGTGTTAGTTTTCTCGAAGATTTATGAATTAAAtacacgtgtgtatatatataatttcattcaaacattacatgcaagactatacaatacttcaatgcatgaacacattacacccaaaacatttattatgatactttatttcatttaatacctaggtatatagtatgcattgttttaaacgaaattgcaagaaattaaatgcagatggtgtcgaaaatgctcgattttgtccacttgacattccatttaatgagctgaaaatgaaagcaaaaattaaagacatatgaaaatcaaacacaccatctattagagcaaaaaattatatatatatacatgattttTACTAAACTTGTTATCAAACGTTTTACTTTTCTTCAAAGCCACACTTAACTTATATGACGTAATAAAATTGATGTTTTATCAGATATGTGTTACTTTCCTCTAAGATCGTATTTAACGTATATTACTTATTTTCTATTATGCGTGTGTTATTTTTCTCAAAGCTTTTTTTTACGTTATGGATATTATGCATtttctactaaatattttatcaaacctATCAGCTTTCTcaaatctttaatatttaatgtgtatatatatatatatatttatgttatattaggtattttctatatatataacatagtgTATATTATACAATCGCATATGTATTACACTTTCTCAAAGCTGCCTTTATGTGTATTACATAACGTTTACTGTATATATTACCAGACAAGTGCCGGTTTCCTTCAAAGGTTTAAGActtaatgtatatatatctatatatatgcgtgtgtgtgttatatagtgtagacAATAAGTGTTATCATACGTGTTGTTTTCCTCCTATAACAGATTCTATTTCTCATAAAACGGGTTTAactaatttaattagttttacagGATTCAAGGAACTTGGAAAGCCTTGTGTAAACTTATATACTAGACTCTGTCTTTCATTATCTGCTTTGTTTATTACAGGCCTATACGAGTAGTATTTTGAGGACTACAATggaattttatttgtgtttatgcaACATTAGAACGAATTTTTTTAACCAATACTAAAGACGTCACCAAAAAATAACATGATGATGACGTAATTAGGGCTATCAAAGAATGAACGTAtgagaaagaaacaacaaaaactgcatgtttttttttcacttacaacATCAACTAGTAAAACTTTAGGCTTAATTAAAAGACTGTAcggctgtttatttgtttgttaataagcCTGAAATTGCACATAGCTATCTGCACTACGTACAGTGCGTGCATataaaaaactgattttaatgttataagccttcagacttattgctCAGCCACTGGGAAGGGGAAGGCAACTGTTATCCAGTAACTTGAAGTAGAAGTTGTAGCAAAATGTTAATAGGACAGTTTgagtgaaatgtttgttttatgatctCACTTTATATTACAAGGAATAATCTATGTGTAACGATTCAGAAGGCAAGTGAGCGTGGCTTAGTCATCAGTGTCTCGTATTGGGAATCCTAAAGTCTTGATTTCGAAACGTGGTGCTACCTGATATTCATTTCTCTTTTGAGCTATTGATATATTATCGGGTGACAGTCGATTTCGATGTTTAGTTACGAAAGTTCCTTGTAGCTGAGTGCTTTCTCTCTGGTTTTTAATTAGTATTAGGGACGGCCGTATCTGAACCATAGAGACATCTCACTTAATCTAAGAGACAAAAGAAACTGgcttttacttgtttattttagaattttgctATCTGCACATATCCGTAATTTTGAGCTTGCAGTAATCAAGGACGGCAGATAATAAACAGCATTTacagccaactctttggctactcttatcTCGCAAAATAGTGAAATTTGAGCAACACTGTAAGAGTGCACCCACAATTCCAAGGTGCGGTGCGCGTTTTCGCCGCAAAGAGATACCATCCGTGAATCCTCGCATTCATAGTTCGAACAATCTAACAATTAAACCCCAGTCGGCCCAAACTTCCTGGTAAGTTGTCTTGAAAATACGCAATACAGAAACGTGAATTATCAGCTTAATCTTTCATATTCAATTTATGTGGAAACCTCAAAATGTATTCACTGCTGGGATCAGTTAAATATGAACgtgtttcttttaataatgtCAAGTGAATATGAGTGTTTCTTtactattttcataaataaaatagatgTTTTACCTCAAACATTAAATGTCATCACCCGAAATATATGAAGGAGAATGTTGGGGAGAAAGACATTTAACTTCCCTCTTCCACAATGATTAAAACGGAATGTTGTTATTGAAGAGAAATTTAAGCtgaaatcaaaattattatacaGATATTGAGTGCGCATATTAAAGTATTATGTAGCCTTACGATGTTGTTACAGTTCAAGTCCGCGCGTCCAGTCATGTTCTATCTGACGttcgtgcatcttgacaatagctctGAAGCGTAGTTTGTATTACAAAAAGCTCTATTGCAAGTTTGTCATGTTTAAAGCACATCTCACCTTTCTTCAAGCTCTCCAAGCATACCAGAACGACTGTTTTTTTCAGCCTTAGTTTTAAAAGTTAgtcaaacaaaaatgtatagGCCCTGTTGTTCGACGACTTGGACGATGTGTCTTTGGATTGAATAGCTGTTTTAAGTATGAAAAGATTAAACGATAGGTATAATTGGAAGCCTTTTATCTTGGTGAACGCATACCTTAATGGTTTTGTTTCCACACAGatatccttcttgattatgtattttgtattgttgcCTGGTGAAAGTGGACGAATTTTGTCactgaattttgtgtttatgaTTTCTCACCTTTACGGGATACTGCACGTTTCTTAAAGTAATCATTTAGTTTACAGTGTAGCTAACTTAAGtacaaatgttatatattcatcTTGGAAATTCTGAATTCCagttaaaggttgtttttttgaaattataaacgaatattatttattttcccatccgaaaaaaaaagtaatacaaagGATATAAACTGTTTACACTTACAGTTTCTGGAGAAATTTCCTTGACACGTTTCCCAGAGGTATTTTTGATTGGATGTAATCAAGGAATCTTTGAAATACACAAAAGCCATGCAACAGGTACTGCGGTGTACACTCCTAAAACAATGTAAGCGTATAGAAGAGCAAATCAATTCCTAGATGAATAAAAAGTGTAGAACATTTATAgatgtatttttataacacagcTACTGCAAAGAATATTCTGCAACCCTAAATTCCATCAGGGTGTTTAAACTTACCCTTAAATGCTGGAGAAATGTACCACATATCTACCAGTCCTGATCCTATATATTGTCCTAAAGTCATCTGCAGGCATAGAAAAGGAACTCCAAGTACCATGGACAAGATCAGGAACTCAACAATAAAACATGCTGGaagtgaaaaaaaagaacataaaatgtttcACGAAGtgcttgtttgttaaaatatttctatatcatTCGTTTCACCAAATTATTGAAGAAAAGTATTGTTACCCACGCTGTTGGAAAAACAGTGAAAGTCCAACATCTAACTTCGATAACAAGGATAATTTATGAATTTCGTATATtgctatgtttattttatattgaaaccgAATTCCCAAGTTTGATAAGTTGTAGCAAAGTATTTTTCTTGAAGATAGTGTAATGAAACTCTCATCTACCTACGGTTTGGTTCACgtatttaaattcattaaactGAGGTCACAACTCTAATCCTCAAAATTATCCATCAAAATTTTTAACGTTTCGTAaggcttttattaaaatataacgtcATGATCACAACGACTAAATTAAAAGGCATTGTATTCGATGTCTTGTTTGTCTGAAGGCATTGTATTCGATGTCTTGTTTGTCTAAAGGCATTGTATTCGATGTCTTGTTTGTCTATCCCTTtgctttattaaaataagaaaaaagtataaatttttcatgtttgattttgttttcacgTGCTATACATAAAGGTACTTTGACTTAAAATAGTGGGTAAGAATATTCGTTCTTTGAGGCAGAACTGCGCAGGTTTTATcgtatatatgcatatgtatatgTTCTTTAAATGCTGATGTTATGTTAGTAATTTATTCTattagaacattttattttaatatattttccccGTTCCTTTTTCCATTTTGATTTTTTGCTTACACGGCGAATTTTATTTCACACATTCTATGGTTTGTGAAGATTCACAAACATTCACAGaccaaatttgtttttgtatacttttagtttagttcatttattttgaaatttaccaCATATTACGAATAAACAAGTTTATATCTTGGTTGTATGTTATTCATACCCCTGAAATTATTTCATCAATACATCGCATTACGAACAAACAATCTCATATCTTCGTTGTATGTTATTCATATCAATGAGCTTTATTTTCCACATAGATAGATTTATATATCTCCTTTGCAATTAACAGCTCTAGGGTTAAACTTTACGTGGTAGTTTTAACCATGAGAAAGTAATCTCGTACAAGAAATGACCGACTATTTCTAGCAGATGTAATGATGACGGCGCTGCGAGTTCTTGCAAGTATAACATCATTGCATCATGGACTAGGGCAAAATGTACTTCTAACTTGTCTGTTACCGTCTAAAACCGTATACACGACAACTTTCAAACACAGAACAACTGTGAGAATAGCGGCGTACAGAATGGTTCTAAGTTTCTCAGGCACAAACATTTAGGTCGTAGCTCCATTATTGCTTGAcagatttgagatctaattacagttttggacttagGAGACCAAACCCTTTCCACTGATGTATTTGACTACGCCcaaggtttcatagattaatttactctaatcatgCCTAAAGGAATTTCATTTTGAGGGTACGACGGTAGAGAACCGGATGAATAATAAATCCGAATCTGGTGTACGTCCGCCCCTTGTCTGGTGACGAAGGTGAACAAAAGTATAGctagtaaaaaggaaaaaaaaaagtttcatatattaaataattatactccTGTCTAAGATAAACTCAAGTTCGGCTGTTATTAAGGATTCGCTCTTGTTTCGTTTTAaacgaaacataaaacaaaacgaTTTTTCTATCATTTGTTTTGCTAAATATGAGGATTACAGAAATTATTTACCTTTCTTAAAACTCAATAATAATAACTCGCTTGAATAGATTGTTTCCTTTGAAAAACTTATGATACGATATTCGTTCGAAGAGtcttaataatatacaagttgttTGTTGTGAAACTTACTACaatgttacacaatgggctatctgtgttctgctcaccacgggtatgaaAAAATCCGATTTCGAAcgctgtgagtccgcagacacaccgctatGTCACTGGAGGCAGCATACATCATCAGCTGTTTACGTAAACCACAAGAATTAAATGTGCCCCAACGTATTGTTTCAACATGTATTTTCAATCTAGATGTTTctgagatttatatttttatttattgagttATGTTTCGAATAGGATATAGAAATACGAAGCTAGTAAATGAAATTTCTATTAGACCTATCAGTGAACGTTCGTCACGATAAatgtaactctacggatttacaacgctaaaatcagacgttcgattccactcggtgggctcagcagatagcccgatgtggctttgctaaagaaaacacacacacaaaagtgaAAGTTGAAAACGAAATTTTTTTTCTCGTTACGTGTActaaatttttcattattctttctGACTCGATTTCGTCCACTGGTAGAAACCATTACACCAATCACACAcacatgtattgttttttttccaaaagttgTTTCAGTAGCTTAAACAGTTACGAAATTATACCTTGAACGCTAAAGCGATAGATAAATATActcatataatttaattaaagttatcaGTACATTGGTCTGAATATCTTTCACAGaaaatttgttttccaattttccaattgtaattcattttgttttttaataattgtttatctATCTGTCCATACACGCACATGTcatgtaacatatattttagtgactgcttttataaacaaatgatatatatgttatttaacaTCGAATTTAAGTGGGCACTTTATTCTGAAAATGCAAACCTATACATACAAATGTTACACAAAAATAAGTTAGATTAATTGCACAATAAATTAGAGTGTTTTACTTACAAAACAATATATCAGTCAAAGATAACAAATTGTTCATGCCTTTTGTAACCACTCATCCGTTTCGGTCACTTTCAAGAAAGTTCTTTGATCCTTGCaacatttactgttattatatatttgtttatctattttttctttattgtgcaCAGAAGCGTCGCTATTTTATTGAATGATTAAAGAATTCTGATTTTGCAAGACACCAACTGGAAATTCGGGGTATTGTCAAATAAAATAAGGACACAGTTCTCACGTGCCAATGTCTCGCGACGCCTGATTGAGCATTTATtgattgggcctggcatggccagtgagttagagtgctcgactcgtaatctgagtatcactggtttaaatccccgtcatgccaaacatgatcgccctttcagccttggggcgttataatgtgacggtcaatcccactattcgttggtaaaagaatattcaaagagtaggcggtgggtggtgataactagctgcctcccctctattcttacacagcaaaattagggaaagctagtgcagatagccttcgtgtagtttcgcgcgaagtccaaaaaaaaacaaaactaaaacaatttattaatttacatttcacGTATATTTTAATAACCTCAACAAGCGCgctaaatttaaaaagtaaacaattcaAACAAAACAGATACCAGGATAATGAAAGTTATCAGACATAAAGTTAAACAAATCTTCAGGTCATATGTATGAAACCAACGAAATGTTACAGCTACAAATAAGAATCCGGTTTATGTTCTTAttcttattacattaatttatgtgTTATCTTTAATCAAGCTAAGTGAGTAAAATTCGTTCACCTCTCGAAATTTCTTGCGAGCTTACCCAATGGAAAGGTTTGATAAATCTCGTTATAAATAAAGCAGTAAATTACACtttgaaaaaaaagtgaaacatcaCATACACTATACTATCACAAcacctaaattattttaataaattgaatCTAAATTGAGGACACAGATGAAACAGGAAAAAAACGTTCTAAGCTTATACAATCAAGAAAAATGTAATTGTTAAACCACTGCAACTAGATGTTAGATAGAGAACTGTTGAATGAAACGGAGTTAAttgtaagtaaataatgttttgtctGAAATATTCTACCTAGTCCGAAGTTTTGGCTCTATGCCAAAGTGTTCCTTATGTAAGAGAAATGTGTCAAGCACTTGTATAAATGACTTAAGTTTGACATTTTGTAAGTTGTCCAGAAACCAAAAAGGAAAAACAGGAAACGTCAAAAGGTATGCGACTAAACACAGTAATGTATCTACCAGAAATATTTTCCGATTTTGAATGTATTAACTTGACAAGGTTTTTCAGCTCTCGTGTTCTGTGCATTCACGGAGAGGGACCAATAAGTTACACAGCACCAGAGGGCCTACTCGTCGTCAACATTGAGTTACTGGTCCGTCACCAGAGCACATTCAAGAACAGCTACTTGGACGATCAATAATCAATAGTAGACATGCTGGGGATATATTAAATTAGCAGAAAAGCTTGCATTTATATGCTATACCTATCAAACATTATCTAGATGGGGTtaatattctatgtgtgtatctaACTTTGCACccaatgtttatttatattacctCAGGTAggttatattacaaaaaaacaacaacagatacacACTTACCTTTATACAAATAAACCAACAGAGAAACCTGTTGATGCTGTATATACCAACGATAGAACTAATGCAGGCAAACGTGCACGAGGTGCTGTGAGGCCACAAGATGCGAGATGTTATGACTTCTTCATTCACTCCAACACTAACCGAAACGGATTCATGCCTGTTTTGTTGTTCTGCTGCATCATTCATATCAGTGTTTTCAGTTTGACTGCAAGATGGAGATAGTGTCATGCTGTTCAGGTTGTTTGACGAGATGGATGGGACTAAAGTCTCATTGGTCGAGGACGAAGAAGATTCGTGTAGATTGTCTTGACTATTTGAATATGGCGGCGGTAAGAAACCACAGAGAGTGGTTTCAGATCCAGGTGAAGTTTGGTACTGTTCGGCGTGTGATGTCTGTTCTAATTCTGTGGGATTACCCATGATTGATGAAACAATCTATTTCCTAGGCAACCAACATCAAAATCACCCaaagtaacatttaaaatttcGGATTCTGGTGCTTAAAGCCACTAAGCCTTATTCTGTCGACTTCCGACCTGTAAAACATGATCAAAGCATgagatatataaatatgtacattgtATAGCCTTGATTCTTAAAAGTGACAGGACATGTGTGAGTGTACTTCTAATGTTATTAGGTACTCGATTTCATgaaatgttagtttgttttggaatttcgcacaaagctactcgagggctatctgtgctagccgtccctaatttagcagtgtaagactagagggaaggcagctagtcatcaccacccaccgccaactcttgggctactcttttgccaacgaatagtgggattgaccgtcacattatacgcccccacggctgggagggcgagcatgtttagcgcgacgcgggcgcgaacccgcgaccctcggattacgagtcgcacgccttacacgcttggccatgtcaggctgaaatgttagttaatttaagaaataaagtagaaaaaatatacaacttcAAATTGATTTTGCTTTACGATGTTTCTTGTATAACTGTGTACATTAACAAGTTTATAGTGCATACAAAttcatacagtttgtttgttttggatctCATGAAAAGCTAcgcgacagctatctgcgctagccgtccttaatttagcagctacttttttactaacgaatagtaagattgaccgtgaaattataaagccccacggctggaaaggcgagcatgtttggtgcgatggggatgtgaacccgcgaccctcgtattacgagtcgcacgccttaaccacctggccaggccgggccaaatacatacagtaaaatcaaatatatatttaacttcaaCCTAAAGCTCAAATTTGTTTGAATCACAATTTGACATTTCTTTTCGGAAACAGCTACAAAGTTTATTCGACAAAGATTATAATTAGATAACTCAGTGGACTTGACAGGTGAAATTCCGCCTCACTCACAAATTCCCTAGCGTTTTAGCGGTAAGTGTGAATGCTTATAATACTGAGCATCGggtttgatactcgtggtgggcacagcacaaataactcattgtgtagctttgctcttaataatgaaa
Protein-coding regions in this window:
- the LOC143224012 gene encoding uncharacterized protein LOC143224012, with translation MGNPTELEQTSHAEQYQTSPGSETTLCGFLPPPYSNSQDNLHESSSSSTNETLVPSISSNNLNSMTLSPSCSQTENTDMNDAAEQQNRHESVSVSVGVNEEVITSRILWPHSTSCTFACISSIVGIYSINRFLCWFICIKTVTDKLEVHFALVHDAMMLYLQELAAPSSLHLLEIVGHFLYEITFSWLKLPPCFIVEFLILSMVLGVPFLCLQMTLGQYIGSGLVDMWYISPAFKGKFKHPDGI